The following is a genomic window from Dehalobacter sp..
CTCTGCCAGCTCACCAATATACGGTCGGCCAATCCCTCTGCATTCAACATGGCCGTGGTCGGATAATACCCACAATCTATAGCCGTTGTCTAATCCCTCACGTAGCAACCCGCGCAACGGTGTACGTCTCGCCCAACGTTTGGCCGCAGCATATGTAGAATCATAACTTAACTGCAGCGAATGAACAATGCTATCCCATGAAGCATCTAAGATGCAGATTCGGCTTTTACCTTTTGCTATGGCATCACGGATGCCTGATGATTCAGTGACTTGGAACCATTCACCGTCATCCCTAAATCGATAGCGCCAAAGTGTTCGTTCCAGCCTAGCCGAATGATTACTTGCACTGAACCGGTTAGGTAGTATCCCTTCAAAAAATGCCCTCCGGGCCAAAGATGTAATTGTCGGGATTACAGTGAACGCAGCTCGACGGAAAAATTGAGAAAAAACGCCTTCTTCATTCCATGTTTTTTCTATGACGAGCCATGTCCGCAAACTTAAGCAATCGACCATAAAGACTATCATTCGATCTGATCCGGCTTCATCAGCAAGACGGTTGCGAAGGCTGCTAATGCAAAGCACCTCGGGATTTGTTGCTGATAGCGCTAAATTATATCCACCATTCTGTACCCAATTTACAAACTGGGCATTCGTATCAGATCGTAATGCTTGGTTACTTTTGGTGTTACAGCTCTCCGCGTAGGTCCAAGCGTAGTTTAGCCACTCCCTCGGTGTTGCTTTCGAATCAGGCGACTCTTGCCACGATGTGCCGTCTTCGACAACTTCTAAACGACTTATTACTGCTGGGCGTTTCGCGCAATCTACAAGAAATGTCTCCCAAGACGGAGCGACAGAAGTATTGCTTTGCGATAACAACAAGGTCCGCGCAGCTACAGGATCGGTCAGCTCATGTTCACTAATATCTTTTCTACCGGATGAAACAGCAATGGGCACAAACCATGATGCGATCTGCCTTGGCAAGCCTTCATTCCCTACGACGATTCGCGCTAGTAGGCCATTCCACGCTTCACTGGTTTTTAGGAAAAGTGGATCGACACCGTACAATGCCCGAGCAATTTCCCACGCGGTATCGCGTGCGCTCAAACTTCGAGGCGTCACTTCATGCAAGCGCAATAAAACGTCCCAACGCGACCGCGGAACAGCTAACACGATGTCACGTACTAACCGGGGAAACAAGCGACCTATACTAACGCTTTCCCATCGATAATCTTTCAGCTTTGACTGTACCAACGCACGGCTTCGAGGTAAAGATGGCGCAATGATA
Proteins encoded in this region:
- a CDS encoding PglZ domain-containing protein, giving the protein MNWVKRVVNPLISDLGGLPTFCDDPDDLLEQPEVREALRSAGMSVYEWDGLEDELSRWTKVPEDEKPIIIAPSLPRSRALVQSKLKDYRWESVSIGRLFPRLVRDIVLAVPRSRWDVLLRLHEVTPRSLSARDTAWEIARALYGVDPLFLKTSEAWNGLLARIVVGNEGLPRQIASWFVPIAVSSGRKDISEHELTDPVAARTLLLSQSNTSVAPSWETFLVDCAKRPAVISRLEVVEDGTSWQESPDSKATPREWLNYAWTYAESCNTKSNQALRSDTNAQFVNWVQNGGYNLALSATNPEVLCISSLRNRLADEAGSDRMIVFMVDCLSLRTWLVIEKTWNEEGVFSQFFRRAAFTVIPTITSLARRAFFEGILPNRFSASNHSARLERTLWRYRFRDDGEWFQVTESSGIRDAIAKGKSRICILDASWDSIVHSLQLSYDSTYAAAKRWARRTPLRGLLREGLDNGYRLWVLSDHGHVECRGIGRPYIGELAEKASQRVLLFPNDSLRKANCIDGTFIFQPTGLPADCQPLFAAESGAFASYGTTIESHGGFSIEEAIIPVVEVLA